From Hymenobacter sedentarius, a single genomic window includes:
- a CDS encoding DUF4382 domain-containing protein — translation MNVTRLFPLACAAALTLAGCSKDTENADSAQLEVRMTDAPGDFHRVVLDVRQIEVHLKDEKEADGWKTLGFTPQAIDILNYVNGKSALLVKEDFAPGDIKEIRLILGPDSYVIGRDEQRYDLKTPSGQTSGVKLKLDKTSLRQRETFQLLLDFDVAKSIVERGNWKPGNDKKERYLLKPVIRVVAQDLRGGLRGTVTPAAALPQVLAIRSTILGPDTVSTSADASGAYQLGALPSGTYRVEFFPSTTAPAGQNAYRNVVRTGIVVTNDQVTELSTTSLN, via the coding sequence ATGAACGTTACCCGTTTATTCCCCTTGGCGTGCGCGGCCGCCCTCACCCTCGCTGGCTGCTCCAAAGACACCGAGAACGCCGATTCGGCTCAACTCGAAGTTCGCATGACGGACGCCCCCGGCGACTTTCACCGCGTGGTGCTCGACGTGCGGCAGATTGAAGTGCACCTCAAGGACGAAAAAGAGGCCGATGGCTGGAAGACGCTGGGCTTTACGCCCCAGGCCATCGACATCCTGAACTATGTAAACGGGAAGTCGGCGCTGCTGGTGAAGGAAGACTTCGCCCCCGGCGACATCAAGGAAATTCGCCTGATTCTGGGCCCTGACAGCTACGTCATCGGCCGCGACGAGCAACGCTACGACCTCAAAACCCCCAGCGGCCAGACCTCGGGCGTGAAGCTGAAGCTGGACAAAACCAGCCTGCGCCAGCGCGAAACTTTCCAGCTGCTGCTTGATTTCGACGTGGCCAAGTCCATTGTGGAGCGCGGCAACTGGAAGCCCGGCAACGACAAAAAAGAGCGCTACCTGCTCAAGCCTGTTATTCGGGTAGTGGCCCAGGACCTGCGCGGCGGCCTGCGTGGCACCGTGACGCCCGCGGCGGCCCTGCCCCAGGTGTTGGCCATTCGCAGCACCATCCTCGGCCCCGATACGGTGAGCACCTCGGCTGATGCTTCCGGCGCTTACCAGCTGGGCGCGCTGCCCTCCGGCACGTACCGCGTGGAGTTCTTCCCGAGCACCACGGCCCCTGCCGGCCAGAATGCGTACCGCAACGTGGTGCGCACCGGCATCGTGGTTACCAACGACCAGGTGACGGAGCTGAGCACGACGTCGCTCAACTAA
- a CDS encoding thioredoxin family protein — translation MSEPISSVPVVDAGVLNGAYSYASYRQLIDELMAQNRTTGTTQTEELTQYARLNMQRMQRLDKTIQLLPELQAVLEQLARPYEWVVITEGWCGDAAQIVPVLEAVAQASGGKLTTRYVLRDENLDLIDRYLTNGSRSIPKLVVLHADKLTEAATWGPRPEPAHELFVRLKQEQVSHEDFVTQLHGWYAKDRTLSTQRELLALLQRL, via the coding sequence ATGTCTGAACCAATTTCTTCCGTGCCAGTCGTTGATGCCGGGGTACTAAACGGCGCCTATTCTTACGCCTCTTACCGCCAACTCATCGACGAGCTGATGGCCCAAAACCGGACCACTGGCACCACCCAAACCGAAGAACTGACCCAATATGCCCGCCTGAACATGCAGCGCATGCAGCGCCTGGACAAAACCATTCAGCTGTTGCCCGAGCTGCAGGCTGTCCTCGAGCAGCTGGCCCGGCCCTATGAGTGGGTGGTCATCACAGAGGGCTGGTGCGGCGACGCCGCTCAGATTGTACCCGTGCTCGAAGCCGTGGCCCAAGCCAGCGGCGGCAAGCTGACCACGCGCTACGTGCTGCGCGACGAAAACCTCGACCTGATAGACCGCTACCTCACCAACGGCAGCCGCTCCATCCCGAAGCTGGTGGTGCTCCACGCGGACAAGCTGACCGAAGCCGCCACCTGGGGCCCCCGCCCAGAACCGGCCCATGAACTGTTCGTGCGCTTGAAACAAGAACAGGTATCCCACGAAGATTTTGTGACGCAGTTGCACGGCTGGTACGCCAAGGACCGCACGCTAAGCACCCAGCGCGAGCTGCTGGCGCTGCTGCAACGCCTGTAA
- a CDS encoding DinB family protein: MNTLEKLGAFNVWANTTVLNRLDEIAATGQELPPVVLRLFSHVLNAQAIWISRITGTTSPVKVWQEHDLAGCQALHERTSEPLHQLMVNADETELQRLISYTNSLGDSYESLVHDILTHAVVHASYHRAQVATRLRDHGFEPVNSDFITYCRELSAAAQKAVPSL; encoded by the coding sequence ATGAATACTCTAGAAAAACTCGGTGCTTTCAACGTGTGGGCCAATACCACCGTGCTCAACCGCCTCGACGAAATTGCGGCCACCGGCCAGGAGCTGCCGCCGGTGGTGCTGCGCCTGTTCAGCCACGTGCTCAATGCCCAGGCCATCTGGATTTCGCGCATCACCGGCACCACCAGCCCCGTGAAGGTGTGGCAGGAGCACGACCTGGCCGGCTGCCAGGCCCTGCACGAACGCACCTCCGAGCCCCTGCACCAGCTGATGGTGAACGCCGACGAAACCGAGCTGCAGCGCCTTATTTCCTACACCAACTCGCTCGGCGACAGCTACGAGAGCCTGGTGCACGACATCCTGACCCACGCCGTGGTGCACGCCAGCTACCACCGCGCCCAGGTGGCCACCCGCCTGCGCGACCACGGCTTTGAGCCCGTCAATTCCGACTTTATTACTTACTGCCGCGAGCTGTCGGCCGCGGCCCAAAAGGCTGTGCCCAGCCTGTAG
- a CDS encoding DUF6970 domain-containing protein has protein sequence MRLLSFVVPLLLATACAPKQVSVTNPTTPPSTGQVSGPATPAPTSANTVDPVPARVLESDTTARPQWLKQRIATVLAERKRNPITRILRYTYGGQTVYYISAPCCDQYSNVFDTKGKLICQPDGGITGKGDGKCPDFDKNKTNEKLVWQDPR, from the coding sequence ATGCGCCTGCTTTCATTTGTTGTTCCCCTGCTGCTTGCCACGGCCTGCGCCCCCAAGCAGGTGAGCGTGACCAACCCCACCACGCCGCCCAGCACCGGCCAGGTGAGTGGCCCGGCTACGCCGGCTCCCACCAGCGCCAATACCGTGGACCCCGTACCAGCGCGCGTGCTCGAATCCGACACCACGGCGCGCCCGCAGTGGCTCAAGCAGCGCATCGCGACGGTGCTGGCCGAGCGCAAGCGTAACCCCATCACGCGCATCCTGCGCTACACCTACGGCGGGCAGACGGTGTACTACATCTCGGCCCCGTGCTGCGACCAATATTCCAACGTCTTCGACACCAAGGGCAAGCTGATTTGCCAGCCCGACGGCGGCATTACGGGCAAAGGCGACGGCAAATGCCCTGATTTTGATAAAAACAAAACCAACGAAAAGCTGGTCTGGCAAGACCCCCGATAA
- a CDS encoding diacylglycerol kinase family protein, with product MAEPAPPASERLRPPDKLWRRRVASFGHAFRGVWAALRSEVHLQFHALATVVVIGLGFYYALTRLEWALVTLAIAGVWAAELVNTAIEALTDLTSPDYHPLAGKAKDVAAGAVLIAALGAVIVGSLVFGPKIFKF from the coding sequence GTGGCTGAGCCCGCACCCCCTGCTTCCGAACGGCTGCGGCCACCGGATAAGCTCTGGCGCCGGCGCGTGGCCAGCTTCGGGCATGCCTTCCGGGGCGTGTGGGCGGCGCTGCGCTCCGAGGTGCACCTGCAGTTTCATGCCCTGGCTACCGTGGTGGTGATTGGGCTGGGTTTTTACTACGCCCTCACGCGGCTGGAATGGGCCCTGGTTACGCTGGCCATCGCGGGCGTGTGGGCGGCCGAGCTGGTAAACACAGCCATCGAAGCCCTCACGGATTTAACTTCGCCCGACTACCACCCGCTGGCGGGCAAGGCCAAGGACGTGGCCGCCGGCGCCGTGCTCATTGCGGCGCTGGGGGCCGTAATCGTGGGGTCGCTGGTGTTTGGGCCGAAGATTTTTAAGTTCTAA
- a CDS encoding GNAT family N-acetyltransferase, whose protein sequence is MDFSAPIVLENNRVRLRPLEIGDFEALKAVAFDEELWRYTLTRGDDAVSLAAYVRQALEAREQGLRYPFAIVDRRTGALAGSTSYYNVSEADQRISIGYTWVGREYQRTGLNRGAKHLLLSHAFGQLGCERVELETDSRNSKSREAMARMGATEEGTLRSHRITQGGIRRDTVIFSIIKPEWSELRLSVFQEFEARG, encoded by the coding sequence ATGGATTTCTCTGCTCCCATCGTTCTCGAAAATAACCGCGTGCGCTTGCGGCCGCTGGAAATTGGCGATTTCGAAGCCCTCAAAGCCGTGGCCTTCGATGAAGAGCTGTGGCGCTACACCCTCACCCGCGGCGACGATGCCGTGAGCCTGGCCGCCTACGTGCGCCAGGCCCTGGAAGCCCGCGAGCAAGGCCTGCGCTACCCTTTCGCCATCGTGGACCGGCGCACCGGCGCGCTGGCCGGCAGCACCAGCTACTATAACGTGAGCGAGGCCGACCAGCGCATCAGCATCGGCTACACCTGGGTGGGCCGCGAGTACCAGCGCACCGGCCTGAACCGGGGCGCCAAGCACCTGCTGCTCAGCCACGCCTTCGGCCAGCTGGGCTGCGAGCGGGTGGAGCTGGAAACCGACTCGCGCAACAGCAAGTCGCGCGAGGCCATGGCCCGCATGGGCGCTACCGAAGAAGGCACTTTGCGCAGCCACCGCATCACGCAAGGCGGCATCCGGCGCGACACGGTCATTTTCAGCATCATCAAGCCGGAGTGGTCCGAGCTGCGCCTGTCAGTTTTTCAGGAATTTGAAGCCCGTGGCTGA
- the fumC gene encoding class II fumarate hydratase yields MDFRTEKDTMGTVQVPATAYWGAQTQRSIENFPIAQDINKMPKEIIAAFAYLKKAAALTNRDAGVLPAEKAELIGKVCDEILAGQLADSFPLVVWQTGSGTQSNMNVNEVIAYRGHVLQGGQLADEKKVLAPNDDVNKSQSSNDTFPTAMHIAAYKILTETTIPGIEKLRNALKKKSEDFMPIVKIGRTHFMDATPLTLGQEFSGYVSQLDHGLRAIKNTLAHLSELALGGTAVGTGINTPPNYSVNVAKHIADLTGLPFVTAENKFEALAAHDAIVEAHGALKTVAVSLMKIANDIRMLSSGPRAGIGEIDIPDNEPGSSIMPGKVNPTQCEAMTMVAAQVMGNDVAITVGGSMGHFELNVFKPMMIYNFLHSARLIGDVCVSFTDKCAVGIEPIKANIKKHVDSSLMLVTALNPHIGYYKAAEIAQTAHKNGSTLKETAMKLGYVTEAEFDEWLKPEEMVGM; encoded by the coding sequence ATGGATTTCCGCACCGAAAAGGACACCATGGGCACCGTGCAGGTGCCTGCCACCGCGTACTGGGGCGCCCAAACGCAGCGCTCCATCGAGAATTTCCCCATTGCCCAGGACATCAACAAGATGCCTAAGGAAATTATCGCCGCCTTTGCGTACCTGAAAAAAGCCGCCGCCCTCACCAACCGCGACGCCGGCGTGCTGCCTGCCGAAAAAGCCGAGCTGATTGGCAAGGTGTGCGACGAAATCCTGGCCGGCCAGCTCGCCGACTCCTTCCCGCTGGTGGTGTGGCAAACGGGCTCCGGCACGCAGAGCAACATGAACGTGAACGAGGTGATTGCCTACCGCGGCCACGTGCTGCAGGGCGGCCAGCTCGCCGATGAAAAGAAGGTGCTGGCGCCCAACGACGACGTAAACAAGAGCCAGAGCTCCAACGACACCTTCCCGACGGCCATGCACATCGCGGCCTACAAAATCCTGACGGAGACCACCATCCCCGGCATCGAGAAGCTGCGCAACGCGCTGAAAAAGAAGTCGGAAGATTTCATGCCCATCGTCAAAATCGGCCGCACCCACTTCATGGACGCCACGCCGCTCACCCTGGGCCAGGAGTTTTCGGGCTACGTCTCGCAGCTCGACCACGGCCTGCGCGCCATCAAGAACACGCTGGCCCACCTGAGCGAGCTGGCGCTGGGCGGCACGGCCGTGGGCACGGGCATCAACACCCCGCCCAACTACTCGGTGAACGTGGCCAAGCACATTGCCGACCTCACCGGCCTGCCTTTCGTCACGGCCGAAAACAAGTTTGAGGCCCTGGCCGCGCACGACGCCATCGTGGAAGCCCACGGCGCCCTCAAGACGGTGGCGGTGAGTTTGATGAAAATTGCCAACGACATCCGCATGCTCAGCTCGGGCCCGCGCGCCGGCATCGGCGAAATCGACATCCCGGACAACGAGCCCGGCTCGAGCATCATGCCCGGCAAGGTGAACCCCACGCAGTGCGAAGCCATGACCATGGTAGCGGCCCAGGTAATGGGCAACGACGTGGCCATCACCGTCGGCGGCTCGATGGGCCATTTTGAGCTGAACGTGTTCAAGCCGATGATGATTTACAACTTCCTGCACTCGGCCCGCCTCATCGGCGACGTGTGTGTGAGCTTCACCGACAAGTGCGCCGTGGGCATCGAGCCCATCAAGGCCAACATCAAAAAGCACGTCGATAGCAGCCTGATGCTCGTGACGGCCCTCAACCCGCACATCGGCTACTACAAAGCCGCCGAAATCGCACAGACCGCCCACAAAAACGGCTCAACTTTGAAGGAAACCGCCATGAAATTGGGCTACGTGACCGAAGCCGAGTTCGACGAGTGGCTGAAGCCTGAAGAAATGGTGGGCATGTAA
- a CDS encoding dodecin family protein, translated as MSSIKQVIEILASSEKSFEDALQRAVEQLSSTVPNISSIYIKDQSCKVRDNRIVEYRITAKVSFGSPTEPLDLTDIDRTLEEAPIPAGNGAPDYSHVHLKTEPELPREVEPGGSATEPASGGGYSG; from the coding sequence ATGAGTTCCATTAAACAAGTCATTGAAATCCTGGCGTCCTCCGAGAAAAGCTTTGAAGATGCACTGCAGCGCGCCGTGGAGCAGCTGAGCTCCACGGTGCCCAATATTTCTTCTATCTACATCAAAGACCAGAGCTGCAAAGTGCGCGACAACCGCATTGTGGAATACCGCATCACGGCCAAGGTCAGCTTTGGCTCGCCTACCGAGCCGCTGGACCTCACCGACATCGACCGCACCCTGGAAGAAGCCCCCATTCCGGCCGGCAACGGCGCCCCCGATTACAGCCACGTCCACCTGAAAACCGAGCCCGAGCTGCCCCGCGAAGTGGAGCCCGGCGGCAGCGCCACGGAGCCCGCCAGCGGCGGCGGCTACAGCGGCTAG
- a CDS encoding transferrin receptor-like dimerization domain-containing protein, with translation MMLKRYALLLAGGLLASYPASAQTAPAEPKPLLGFDAGTAATEYQLETKFDAQLKADNLRDWMKRLAAHPHHVGSPYDKDNAEFMAGLFKSWGYDTRIDVSYVLFPTPKLRALELVAPTKYTASLTEKPLAEDATSGQASEQLPIYNAFSKDGDVTAELVFVNYGVPKDYDELERRGISVKGKIVIAKYGGSWRGIKPKVAAEKGAIGCLIYSDPKDDGYGQGDVYPKGAFKPETGAQRGSVLDMPTYPGDPLTPGYGSTKNAKRLDYKKAPTLTQIPVLPISYGDAQPLLAALAGPMAPDVWRGALPIPYHLGPGPAKVHLQLAFNWKTEPVYNVIATLKGSQYPDQWVMRGNHHDAWVNGASDPLSGMVAELAEAQAVSELYKTGWRPKRTLMYCAWDGEEPGLLGSTEWAETNAKQLQKNVVAYLNTDNSERGFLYAAGSHTLEKFFNQVGRDVMDPEKNMSINERRRALDLVSGSPEAQKDARDRADLRIAALGAGSDYSPYIQHLGIPSMNVGFGGVGEGGEYHSIYDSFDHFTRFKDPNFAYGIVLAQTMGRAALRLANADVLPFEFQNFSNTVAKYGTEVKQLADNMRTETDKQAKLLAEKRYEAVADPTETLLPPKAHEAVPYLNFAPLDNALVKLEQSAQAYAQARKANTALSNDRKKELDQLLYQAEQQLLSAEGLPRRPWYRHQIYAPGFYTGYGVKTLPGIREAVEERKWAEADEQIKRTAAAVERFSAQVSRAAAVSSPPPAQ, from the coding sequence ATGATGCTGAAACGCTACGCTCTTTTGCTGGCCGGCGGGCTGCTCGCCAGCTACCCGGCCTCGGCCCAAACCGCTCCTGCCGAGCCCAAGCCGCTGCTGGGGTTTGATGCCGGCACCGCCGCCACCGAGTACCAGCTCGAAACCAAGTTCGACGCCCAGCTCAAGGCCGACAACCTGCGCGACTGGATGAAGCGCCTCGCCGCCCACCCCCACCACGTGGGCTCGCCCTATGACAAGGACAACGCCGAATTCATGGCCGGCCTGTTCAAGTCCTGGGGCTACGATACGCGCATCGACGTGTCGTACGTGCTGTTTCCCACGCCCAAGCTGCGGGCGCTGGAGCTGGTGGCGCCCACCAAATACACGGCCAGCCTCACCGAGAAGCCGCTGGCCGAAGACGCCACCTCGGGCCAGGCCAGCGAGCAGCTGCCCATCTACAATGCCTTCTCGAAAGACGGCGACGTGACGGCCGAGCTGGTGTTCGTGAACTACGGCGTGCCCAAGGATTACGACGAGCTGGAGCGCCGCGGCATCAGCGTGAAGGGTAAAATCGTCATCGCCAAATACGGCGGCTCCTGGCGCGGCATCAAGCCTAAAGTAGCCGCCGAGAAAGGTGCCATCGGCTGCCTGATTTATTCCGACCCCAAAGACGACGGCTACGGGCAAGGCGACGTGTACCCCAAAGGCGCCTTCAAGCCCGAAACCGGCGCCCAGCGCGGCTCGGTGCTCGACATGCCCACCTACCCCGGCGACCCACTCACGCCCGGCTACGGCTCCACCAAAAACGCCAAGCGCCTCGACTACAAAAAGGCTCCCACGCTCACGCAAATTCCGGTATTGCCCATTTCCTACGGTGATGCCCAGCCGCTGCTCGCCGCCCTGGCTGGGCCCATGGCGCCCGACGTCTGGCGCGGTGCGCTGCCCATCCCCTACCACCTCGGGCCCGGGCCGGCCAAGGTGCACCTGCAGCTGGCCTTCAACTGGAAAACTGAGCCGGTCTACAACGTCATTGCCACCCTCAAAGGCAGCCAGTACCCCGACCAGTGGGTGATGCGCGGCAACCACCACGACGCCTGGGTGAACGGCGCCAGCGACCCACTCAGCGGCATGGTGGCCGAGCTGGCCGAAGCCCAGGCCGTGAGTGAGCTTTACAAAACCGGCTGGCGCCCCAAGCGCACGCTCATGTACTGCGCCTGGGACGGCGAGGAACCCGGCCTGCTGGGCTCCACCGAATGGGCCGAGACCAACGCCAAGCAGCTGCAAAAGAACGTGGTGGCCTACCTGAACACCGACAACAGCGAGCGCGGCTTTCTGTACGCGGCCGGCTCGCACACCTTGGAGAAGTTCTTCAACCAGGTGGGCCGCGACGTGATGGACCCCGAGAAAAACATGTCCATCAATGAGCGCCGCCGGGCCCTGGATTTGGTAAGCGGCAGCCCCGAAGCCCAGAAGGACGCCCGCGACCGCGCCGACCTGCGCATTGCCGCCCTGGGTGCCGGCTCCGACTACTCGCCCTACATCCAGCACCTGGGCATTCCGTCGATGAACGTGGGCTTTGGCGGCGTGGGCGAAGGCGGCGAGTACCACTCCATCTACGACTCCTTCGACCACTTCACCCGCTTCAAGGACCCCAATTTTGCCTACGGCATTGTGCTGGCCCAAACCATGGGCCGCGCCGCCCTGCGCCTGGCCAACGCCGACGTGCTGCCCTTCGAGTTCCAGAACTTCTCCAACACCGTTGCCAAGTACGGCACCGAGGTGAAGCAGCTGGCCGACAACATGCGCACCGAAACCGACAAGCAAGCCAAGCTCCTGGCCGAGAAGCGCTACGAAGCCGTGGCCGACCCCACCGAAACCCTGCTCCCGCCCAAGGCCCACGAGGCGGTGCCTTACCTGAACTTCGCCCCGCTCGACAACGCCCTGGTGAAGCTGGAGCAAAGCGCCCAGGCCTACGCCCAGGCCCGCAAAGCCAACACCGCCCTCTCCAACGACCGCAAAAAGGAGCTCGACCAGCTGCTCTACCAGGCTGAGCAGCAGCTCCTGAGCGCCGAGGGCCTCCCCCGCCGCCCCTGGTACCGGCACCAGATATACGCCCCCGGCTTCTACACCGGCTACGGCGTGAAAACGCTGCCCGGCATCCGCGAAGCGGTGGAAGAACGAAAGTGGGCCGAGGCCGACGAGCAGATTAAGCGCACCGCGGCGGCCGTGGAGCGGTTTTCGGCTCAAGTGAGCCGGGCCGCAGCCGTGTCCAGCCCACCCCCAGCTCAATAA
- a CDS encoding dipeptidase: protein MKLLASFRRATAFLLPAGLGVALALAGQPAAAQQSEAKLQAKARAIHERAFVVDSHEDTPSESLVKPGFDLAKDHAANEGSQVDLPKMKRGGLDAAFWVVYVGQGPRTPAGYAAVRQDAQAQFDAIAATIRKHPTELALATTPAEAQRVRKAGQRAVFIGIENGYTIGQNLGLLQTYYNQGARYLTLCHSSNNDLCDSSTDPTGPEYQGLSQLGRQAVQEMNRLGIMVDVSHTSDSTFYDVLRLSRVPVIASHSASRVLGDMPRNLTDDMVRALARQGGVVQLNLFSPYVKTEAKSPERLAAEQALFAKYHIKTSLNMHALPPAEKQAALAEYAQLQQQYPVPLATVQDAANQLDHLVQVAGIDHVGIGSDFDGGTILTGLANVGDFPNLTLELVRRGYSARDLNKIWGGNLFRVMRAVERGKGKL from the coding sequence ATGAAATTGCTTGCTTCTTTTCGCCGGGCCACGGCCTTTCTGCTGCCTGCCGGGCTGGGCGTGGCGCTTGCGCTGGCCGGGCAGCCCGCGGCCGCTCAGCAATCGGAAGCCAAGCTGCAAGCCAAAGCGCGCGCCATTCACGAGCGGGCCTTTGTCGTGGATTCGCACGAGGACACGCCCAGCGAGAGCCTCGTCAAGCCGGGGTTCGACCTGGCGAAAGACCACGCGGCCAATGAAGGAAGCCAGGTAGACCTGCCCAAAATGAAGCGCGGTGGGCTGGACGCCGCGTTTTGGGTAGTGTACGTGGGGCAGGGCCCGCGCACACCAGCCGGGTACGCCGCAGTGCGGCAGGATGCCCAGGCCCAATTCGATGCCATCGCAGCCACCATCCGGAAGCATCCTACGGAGCTGGCCCTGGCCACCACGCCCGCCGAGGCGCAGCGCGTGCGCAAAGCGGGCCAGCGGGCGGTTTTTATCGGCATCGAAAACGGCTACACCATCGGTCAGAACCTGGGGCTGCTCCAGACCTACTACAACCAGGGCGCCCGCTACCTAACGCTGTGCCACTCGTCTAATAACGACCTCTGCGACTCCTCCACGGACCCTACCGGGCCCGAGTACCAAGGGCTGAGCCAACTGGGGCGGCAGGCGGTGCAGGAAATGAACCGGCTCGGTATCATGGTCGACGTGTCGCACACGTCGGATTCTACTTTCTACGACGTGCTGCGGCTTTCCCGTGTGCCGGTCATCGCCTCGCACTCGGCCAGCCGCGTCCTGGGCGACATGCCCCGCAACCTGACCGACGACATGGTCCGGGCGCTGGCCCGCCAGGGCGGCGTGGTTCAGCTCAATTTGTTCAGCCCCTACGTGAAAACCGAAGCCAAATCGCCGGAACGCCTGGCGGCCGAGCAGGCCCTTTTTGCCAAGTACCACATCAAGACTTCGCTGAACATGCACGCCCTGCCGCCCGCCGAAAAGCAGGCTGCCCTGGCCGAATACGCGCAGCTGCAGCAGCAGTACCCCGTGCCGCTGGCCACCGTGCAGGACGCCGCCAATCAACTCGACCACCTCGTGCAGGTCGCCGGCATCGACCACGTGGGCATCGGTTCCGACTTCGACGGTGGCACCATCCTCACCGGCCTGGCCAACGTGGGCGACTTTCCCAATCTGACCCTGGAGCTGGTACGCCGGGGCTACTCCGCCCGTGACCTCAACAAAATCTGGGGCGGCAACCTGTTTCGCGTGATGCGCGCCGTGGAACGCGGGAAAGGCAAGCTCTAG